A single genomic interval of Stieleria maiorica harbors:
- a CDS encoding tyrosine-type recombinase/integrase, which yields MDLGTMFDRFMEALPDGALEQTTLSCINTHRRHFERILGASCKIEQLSVARLQHYVSKRSKEPGQRGKSVGRSTIRKEIGTLGMIWQWAKDNKHIKGSFPRKGLRFPKEQEKPPFQTWQEIEKQLEVNNLDKNREAELWDCLFLTLSEIDQVLEHLKELDRYPFIYPMVATAAYTGARRSELFRSLTTDISDSSMVLRERKRMRGKRSFRRVPIAPKLRDILDKWFAEHPGGQFTFCKIQDGQPVGLNADDARGYFRRTFGSGPWKNVPGWHCFRHSFVSNCAMRGVDQRMIDSWVGHQTDEMRRRYRHLFPDSELAAIQTVFA from the coding sequence ATGGATCTTGGCACGATGTTCGACCGATTTATGGAGGCCCTTCCAGATGGAGCACTGGAGCAAACGACACTGAGTTGCATCAATACTCATCGCCGCCACTTTGAGCGTATCTTGGGAGCATCGTGCAAAATCGAGCAATTAAGCGTTGCAAGGCTGCAGCACTACGTCAGCAAGCGATCGAAGGAACCGGGGCAGCGAGGAAAGTCAGTCGGTAGGAGCACGATTCGCAAGGAGATTGGAACGCTTGGCATGATTTGGCAATGGGCCAAAGACAACAAGCACATCAAAGGGTCGTTCCCGAGAAAAGGTCTTCGTTTTCCCAAGGAGCAGGAAAAGCCACCATTTCAAACATGGCAGGAGATTGAAAAGCAACTTGAGGTCAATAATCTCGACAAGAATCGGGAGGCGGAACTCTGGGACTGCCTGTTTCTGACGTTGTCAGAGATCGACCAGGTGCTTGAGCACCTCAAGGAATTGGACCGGTATCCGTTCATTTACCCGATGGTTGCCACTGCCGCCTACACAGGGGCTCGACGCAGCGAGCTATTTCGTTCCTTGACTACCGACATCAGTGATTCGTCAATGGTCCTGCGTGAACGAAAGAGGATGCGGGGGAAACGCTCATTTCGACGCGTGCCAATCGCTCCCAAACTGCGAGACATCCTGGACAAATGGTTCGCCGAACATCCCGGTGGCCAATTCACTTTTTGCAAGATTCAGGATGGTCAGCCGGTTGGCCTAAACGCTGATGATGCCAGGGGGTATTTCCGACGCACCTTTGGCAGCGGACCCTGGAAGAACGTTCCTGGGTGGCATTGTTTTCGGCATTCGTTCGTCAGCAACTGTGCCATGCGGGGAGTGGATCAACGCATGATCGATTCCTGGGTGGGGCACCAAACCGACGAGATGAGGCGGCGCTATCGACACTTATTCCCCGACAGTGAGCTAGCCGCAATCCAGACGGTGTTTGCCTGA
- a CDS encoding helix-turn-helix domain-containing protein yields the protein MAKKDIREIVGNSVRELREERGWSQEELGFRSSLHRNYIGGVERGERNIAIVNLAKLAKALGVSPKDLLP from the coding sequence ATGGCCAAGAAAGATATTCGCGAAATTGTTGGAAATTCCGTGCGAGAGCTTCGCGAAGAACGAGGCTGGTCCCAGGAGGAACTGGGATTTCGCAGCAGCTTGCACCGAAACTACATCGGCGGGGTGGAGCGAGGAGAACGCAACATCGCGATCGTCAATCTCGCCAAACTGGCTAAGGCTCTGGGAGTCAGCCCAAAGGACCTGCTCCCCTAG
- a CDS encoding cupin domain-containing protein, whose translation MFPQHSFTVLNDPSSVSCWSATLSRLFQRCRELTAQLNAEIRAGRLAKQTCIKGNLSESVSESKSFLRDLLSLDRDYDIDLLSPFEGVAQISGGVWYAGQLFGKTRDDAVLKLHFQPGVNDLPVHSHDFSDRVIIVVGGKGVFKVACQAHSNPNDTVMRDVEVGLGDVLAFSRGVKHTFQTSRDDLQLFSYHAPFIRLDDPRQFTIDSAENRLKTLGGSRVSFDSAGAAP comes from the coding sequence ATGTTCCCTCAACATTCTTTCACTGTGCTGAATGATCCGTCTTCCGTGTCGTGCTGGAGTGCCACCCTCAGTCGACTGTTTCAACGTTGTCGCGAGTTGACTGCTCAACTAAACGCCGAGATTCGGGCCGGCAGACTCGCCAAACAAACCTGTATCAAGGGCAATTTGAGCGAGAGCGTATCAGAATCGAAATCGTTTCTACGTGACCTTCTGTCGCTGGATCGCGACTACGACATTGACCTACTCTCGCCATTTGAGGGTGTGGCACAAATCTCAGGTGGTGTGTGGTATGCAGGTCAACTGTTTGGCAAGACGCGAGATGACGCTGTTCTCAAGTTGCATTTTCAGCCAGGTGTGAATGATCTCCCGGTACACTCGCACGATTTCTCAGATCGCGTGATCATCGTGGTTGGCGGAAAGGGGGTATTCAAGGTTGCATGCCAGGCTCATTCGAACCCAAATGACACCGTTATGCGAGACGTCGAGGTTGGGCTTGGAGATGTTTTGGCGTTTTCACGCGGTGTAAAGCACACGTTTCAAACATCGCGGGACGATTTGCAATTGTTCTCCTATCACGCACCGTTCATTCGCCTGGATGACCCCAGGCAGTTCACAATTGATTCCGCGGAAAACCGACTCAAAACGTTGGGTGGCAGCCGAGTTTCGTTTGATTCCGCTGGGGCCGCTCCTTAG
- a CDS encoding DUF3565 domain-containing protein — MKQPICGYHLDDEKHWVAELHCGHFQHVRHDPPLITREWVLNKQGRESMIGFELECKKCDEGAPRDVDA; from the coding sequence ATGAAGCAACCTATCTGCGGATACCACCTAGATGACGAAAAGCACTGGGTGGCTGAACTTCACTGTGGGCATTTCCAGCATGTCAGGCATGATCCACCCTTGATTACCCGTGAGTGGGTATTAAACAAGCAAGGACGCGAATCAATGATCGGCTTTGAGCTTGAATGCAAAAAATGCGACGAGGGTGCTCCAAGGGACGTGGACGCCTAG
- a CDS encoding ParB/RepB/Spo0J family partition protein produces MANTRNTLEKIRNKLDESMGIRGVDQKPQLSPVPNSKDVGRRALRNFGTVAIDSVIPDPDQPRTKFSDDEIQRLANSIQDKGQLHPIHVRWSEAHDKWIIISGERRYRATKAAGLPSINCQFQEQELSKTEILEQQLIENLLREDLKAIEEAKAFEQLMKLNGWTGKELGVAIRVNPSRITRSLSLLKLPVDIQDRVESGDLSPTAAYELSKLPNDEQRRAALASGESLTGSTSVKKMQGKVRERKGKSAPKRRGLKQTFLTEDGWKITVSANKKGNYHEMEQALEQALDEVRLRIQNNVHLG; encoded by the coding sequence ATGGCAAATACGCGAAATACGTTAGAAAAGATACGAAACAAGCTTGATGAGTCGATGGGCATTCGCGGCGTGGATCAAAAGCCACAGTTGAGCCCGGTGCCCAACAGCAAGGACGTAGGGCGACGGGCGCTGCGTAACTTTGGAACAGTAGCCATTGACAGCGTTATCCCCGATCCAGATCAGCCTCGCACCAAATTCAGCGATGACGAAATTCAGCGTCTAGCAAATAGCATCCAGGACAAGGGGCAGTTGCACCCCATTCACGTGCGCTGGTCGGAAGCACACGACAAGTGGATCATTATTTCCGGTGAACGCCGTTATCGGGCAACAAAAGCCGCGGGTCTTCCCAGCATCAACTGCCAGTTTCAGGAGCAAGAGCTAAGCAAGACGGAAATCCTGGAGCAGCAGTTGATTGAAAACTTACTGCGTGAGGATCTCAAGGCGATTGAAGAGGCAAAAGCGTTCGAACAGTTGATGAAACTCAATGGCTGGACTGGAAAAGAGCTAGGCGTTGCGATTCGCGTCAATCCTTCCCGAATCACCAGGTCTCTTTCGCTTCTAAAGCTTCCAGTCGACATTCAGGATCGAGTTGAGTCGGGTGACCTTTCGCCGACGGCTGCATACGAACTATCGAAACTTCCTAACGACGAACAGCGTCGAGCTGCCTTGGCCAGTGGCGAAAGCCTAACGGGATCAACCTCCGTAAAGAAAATGCAAGGCAAGGTTCGGGAACGCAAAGGAAAGTCTGCCCCCAAGCGACGCGGATTGAAGCAGACGTTTTTAACCGAAGATGGCTGGAAGATCACCGTTAGCGCGAACAAGAAAGGCAATTACCACGAGATGGAACAGGCCTTAGAGCAGGCGCTGGATGAGGTTCGTTTGCGAATCCAGAACAACGTTCATCTAGGCTAG
- a CDS encoding ParA family protein, giving the protein MITATYAELHNAIAKLQAISRGTMASITLCMINQKGGCGKSSTCFHLAGAFAASGCSVLLIDADPQGSLSQGFFGSEVIENLPAGRTLAALFDEECFFLDQQQLILQTDFDGISIVPCNQHLARHNIPEPEKAGLAQYALKEFLEQNDGYDVVLIDCPPNLYQCSWNAMVAADYVVIPVPPEDFGTQGLRAVHQAIDNARKLNPTIRRLGHLVTRYDRRLLVHRSYEERLRELYKEMVLDTIVPEASAFKVSLACRQPVEYYSAKSTAAERTRDLAAEIVTRIAEKSKKRIVGA; this is encoded by the coding sequence GTGATTACGGCAACTTACGCAGAATTGCATAATGCAATTGCCAAGTTGCAAGCCATTTCAAGAGGTACCATGGCCAGCATCACGCTATGCATGATCAATCAAAAGGGAGGATGCGGAAAGAGCTCAACATGCTTTCATCTAGCGGGAGCATTTGCGGCATCGGGCTGTTCCGTTTTGCTAATCGACGCTGATCCGCAAGGTTCACTAAGCCAGGGATTTTTTGGGTCAGAAGTTATCGAGAACTTGCCAGCTGGCAGAACGCTTGCAGCTTTGTTTGATGAAGAGTGTTTTTTTCTCGACCAACAACAGCTCATTCTTCAGACTGACTTCGATGGCATTTCAATTGTCCCCTGCAACCAACATCTTGCCCGGCACAACATTCCAGAGCCGGAAAAAGCAGGCTTGGCACAATACGCTCTGAAAGAATTTCTGGAGCAAAACGACGGTTATGATGTTGTCCTCATCGACTGTCCACCGAACCTCTATCAGTGCAGTTGGAATGCGATGGTTGCCGCTGACTACGTGGTGATCCCGGTCCCTCCCGAAGACTTTGGAACACAAGGGCTGCGCGCAGTTCATCAGGCCATTGATAACGCCAGGAAGCTTAACCCAACGATTCGTCGACTTGGGCACTTGGTGACTCGATACGACAGACGGCTCTTGGTTCACCGCTCTTACGAAGAGCGATTAAGGGAACTCTACAAAGAAATGGTGCTGGACACGATCGTGCCAGAAGCTTCGGCGTTTAAGGTCTCGCTGGCTTGCCGGCAACCAGTGGAATACTACAGTGCGAAGTCAACTGCTGCGGAGAGGACGCGTGACCTTGCAGCAGAGATTGTGACACGGATTGCGGAGAAATCTAAGAAACGGATAGTGGGTGCTTAG
- a CDS encoding c-type cytochrome — MKRYLAGLLLGVLISIALPLLVISAGVINFAATTPPSEAEVAMAKFAIDRSMAWRVPKMSNPFAGDAQATASGFHHYSDTCLACHGAPGVSPKEFAKGLNPPAPNLTKSLGQRSDAELFWIIKNGFRMTGMPALGPTHTDDDIWKIVSFVRSLPDLSDQQKTILRESLGSGHKHGDSDHNSKPKDHHDHPSGHAH, encoded by the coding sequence ATGAAACGTTACTTGGCTGGATTACTACTCGGTGTTTTGATCTCGATTGCCCTTCCCCTACTGGTGATCTCCGCTGGTGTTATCAATTTTGCCGCTACAACGCCCCCCAGTGAAGCTGAGGTCGCCATGGCCAAGTTTGCGATCGATCGCTCAATGGCATGGAGAGTCCCCAAGATGTCCAACCCTTTTGCTGGTGATGCGCAAGCCACTGCTTCTGGCTTTCATCACTACTCCGATACATGCCTTGCATGTCATGGCGCTCCTGGTGTTTCACCAAAAGAATTCGCCAAGGGTCTCAATCCTCCAGCACCAAATCTGACAAAATCGCTCGGCCAACGCAGCGATGCTGAACTGTTTTGGATCATCAAGAACGGCTTTCGCATGACCGGAATGCCAGCACTTGGTCCAACACATACTGATGATGACATCTGGAAAATCGTCAGCTTTGTGCGCAGCCTACCCGACCTCTCGGACCAACAGAAAACAATACTCAGGGAATCACTTGGATCAGGTCATAAACACGGAGACTCTGATCACAATTCAAAGCCTAAGGATCATCACGACCATCCTAGCGGCCACGCACACTGA